From a single Adhaeribacter swui genomic region:
- a CDS encoding alpha/beta hydrolase family esterase → MKIALCLVLFCASILEVKSQIITDSVQVENHYRVFHFNKPTQATQNFDLVFVLHGSGGDGKGMMQPAAALQKNANQEHFLPVYPDGYKRYWNECRKKATSAANQEDINEQAFFKAMHQYFQQKYQVNKKYFFAIGLSGGGHMAYKLALTMPQQCKAICAVVANLPDQPNLDCVEAKVPVAVMIINGTNDAINPYNGGEMQVNGNSFGTVHSTDGSFEYWAKLAGYTGKPTEAAIPDPDKNNQQTITRYTYKQKNKPEVTLLKVTGGEHAFPKDVDGFIEAGQFFKRQK, encoded by the coding sequence ATGAAAATTGCACTATGCCTCGTTTTATTTTGCGCCAGTATTCTGGAAGTAAAAAGCCAGATAATTACCGACTCCGTACAAGTAGAGAACCATTACCGCGTTTTTCACTTTAACAAACCTACCCAGGCCACTCAAAACTTTGATTTGGTTTTTGTATTACACGGCTCGGGCGGCGATGGTAAAGGTATGATGCAACCGGCCGCGGCCTTGCAGAAAAACGCGAATCAGGAACATTTCTTACCGGTTTACCCCGACGGCTATAAACGCTACTGGAACGAGTGCCGGAAAAAAGCCACCAGCGCCGCCAACCAGGAAGACATTAACGAGCAAGCTTTTTTTAAAGCCATGCACCAGTACTTCCAACAGAAATACCAGGTAAATAAAAAGTACTTTTTCGCGATTGGTTTATCGGGTGGCGGGCACATGGCCTACAAACTGGCCTTAACCATGCCCCAGCAATGCAAAGCAATTTGCGCCGTAGTCGCTAATTTACCCGACCAACCTAACTTAGATTGCGTGGAAGCTAAAGTGCCCGTAGCCGTCATGATAATAAACGGCACCAACGATGCCATAAACCCGTACAACGGCGGCGAAATGCAGGTAAATGGCAACTCGTTTGGTACGGTACATTCTACGGATGGCTCTTTTGAGTATTGGGCCAAACTGGCGGGCTACACCGGCAAGCCCACCGAAGCCGCTATCCCAGACCCCGACAAAAACAACCAGCAAACCATTACCCGCTACACCTATAAGCAAAAAAACAAACCCGAAGTAACGCTCTTAAAAGTTACCGGCGGCGAACACGCTTTCCCGAAAGACGTGGATGGTTTTATCGAAGCCGGCCAATTTTTCAAGCGGCAGAAATAA
- a CDS encoding alpha/beta hydrolase, producing the protein MRLILSFLLFTLVWFSATETQAAKVDSLEIPSAAMNKTYKAAVVLPKTYAKSKAAYPVLYLLHGGGGHFSDWLRLTPDKQLLHKLADQYNLIIVTPEGENLGGYLDSPVQADNKFETYITQEVLSKIDNTYRTIRDRKGRVITGLSMGGHGAFYLATRHPDLYCAAGSMSGALDLNFANWKITPEFQQQITPRFARILGPIGATPDLYAANSVVTYADKMKTNDVKLIFDCGVDDFLIEPNRELHRRLVYNKTPHDYTEHPGGHTWDYWENSLPYHILFFSKILKANGTAVM; encoded by the coding sequence ATGAGATTAATACTTTCTTTTCTGTTATTTACTTTAGTTTGGTTTTCCGCTACCGAAACCCAGGCGGCTAAAGTAGACTCGCTGGAGATTCCGAGTGCCGCCATGAACAAAACCTACAAAGCTGCGGTGGTGCTGCCTAAAACTTACGCCAAAAGTAAAGCTGCTTACCCGGTGCTGTATCTGCTGCACGGCGGCGGTGGCCATTTCAGCGACTGGCTGCGGTTAACGCCCGACAAGCAATTGCTGCACAAGCTCGCCGACCAATATAATTTAATCATTGTAACCCCCGAAGGCGAAAACCTGGGCGGTTACCTGGATAGTCCGGTGCAAGCCGATAACAAGTTTGAAACCTACATTACCCAGGAAGTACTCAGCAAAATAGATAATACCTACCGCACCATCCGCGACCGCAAGGGCCGCGTAATAACCGGATTGAGCATGGGCGGCCACGGGGCCTTTTACCTGGCTACCCGCCACCCCGACTTGTACTGCGCCGCCGGTAGCATGAGCGGGGCGCTGGATTTAAATTTTGCCAACTGGAAAATTACGCCCGAGTTTCAGCAGCAGATAACGCCCCGGTTTGCCCGCATTTTAGGACCAATAGGCGCTACACCCGATTTATACGCGGCTAACTCGGTGGTAACTTACGCTGATAAGATGAAGACCAACGACGTGAAACTTATATTTGACTGCGGCGTCGATGATTTTTTAATTGAACCCAACCGCGAGTTGCACCGGCGTTTGGTGTACAATAAAACACCACACGACTACACCGAGCACCCTGGCGGCCACACCTGGGATTACTGGGAAAACTCCTTGCCCTACCACATCTTGTTTTTCAGTAAAATTTTAAAAGCCAACGGTACTGCGGTTATGTAA